The nucleotide sequence ctcaatatccccggatttcaaccgcaagctctggacatttacaccttgatttcgcagctagctagctgcaaaccgtgtgtctattggcttacgtcgatcccggagcaaacttaaattattccggagctagccagctgaagagatccatcagccactcctgggctacgatcacctatccggacccgttttactacaaatgcggagccccaccgggccttcacgactgactaccgacgttatctgcccgagggagttatccaactggcacctccgtcgcgacgttacctgaacgctcatctggggcccgctaatcgttagctgtcttatcggctgctatctgaataagtatatcggacaatttttcttgggtcactataactatatctattttgccaattggattgatcccctctaccacacggaaccccactaatctaccaacggaaacgcacgaggtgactaaaaatagacctccatcctatgctatcttgctaccgatagccagctacccggccagctgtctggatcgccgtgaccccaaccaacctctactcactggacccttatgatcactcgattaagcatgcctctccttaatgtcaatatgccttgtccattgctgttctggttagtgtttattggcttatttcactgtagagcctctagccctgctcactataccatatccaacctttcagttccaccacccacatatgcaatgacatcacctggtttcaatgatgtttctagagacaatatctctctcattatcactcaatacctaggtttacctccactgtattcacatcctaccatacctttgtctgtacattattccttgaagctattttatcgcccccagaaacgtccttttactctctgttctagacgttctagacgaccaattctcatagcttttagccgtacccttatcctacacctcctctgttcctctggtgatgtagaggtgaatccaggccctgcagtacctagctccactcctattccccaggcgctctcttttgatgacttctgtaaccgtaatagccttggtttcatgcatgttaacattagaagcctcctccctaagtttgttttgttcactgctttagcacactctgccaacccggatgttttagccgtgtctgaatcctggtttaggaagaccaccaaaaattctgaaattttcatccctaactaccagattttcagacaagatagaacggccaaagggggcggtgttgcaatctactgcaaagattgcctgcagagttctgtttaactatccaggtctgttcccaaacaatttgaacttctacttttaaaaatccacctctctaaaaacaagtctctcaccgttgccgcctgctatagaccaccctctgcccccagctgtgctctggacaccatatgtgaactgattgccccccatctatcttcagagctcgtgctgctaggtgacctaaattggaacatgcttaacaccccagccatcctacaatctaagcttgatgccctcaatctcacacaaattatcaatgaacctaccaggtaccaccccaaatccgtaaacacgggtaccctcatagatatcatcctaaccaacttgccctccaaatacacctctgctgttttcaaccaagatctcagcgatcactgcctcattgcctgcatccgtaacagGTCTGCGGTCAaaagaccacccctcatcactatcaaacgctccctgaaacacttcagcgagcaggcctttctaatcgacctggccggggtatcctggaaggatattgatctcatcccgtcagtagaggatgcctggttattttttttaaatgccttcctcaccatcttaaataagcatgccccattcaagaaatttagaaccaggaacagatatagcccttggttctctccagacctgactgcccttaaccaacacaaaaacatcctatggcgttctgcattagcatcgaacagcccccgtgatatgcaacttttcagggaagctagaaaccaatatacacaggcagttagaaaagccaaggctagctttttcaagcagaaatttgcttcctgcaacacaaactcaaaaaagttctgggacactgtaaagtccatggagaataagaacacctcctcccagcttccaactgcactgaagataggaaacactgtcaccaccgacaaatccactataattgagaatttcaataagcatttttctacggctggccatgctttccacctggctacccctaccccggtcaacagcactgccctcccctcagctactcgcccaagccttccccatttctctttctcccaaatacagtcagctgatgttctgaaagagctgcaaaatctggacccttacaaatcagccaggctagataatctggaccctttctttctaaaactatctgctgaaattgttactagccttttcaacctctctttcgtgtcgtctgtgattcccaaagattggaaagcagctgcagtcatccccctcttcaaagggggggacactcttgacccaaacagctacagacctatatctatcctaccctgcctttctaaggtcttcgaaagccaagtcaacaaacagattaccgaccatttcgaatcccaccgtaccttctccgctatgcaatctggtttcagagctggtcatgggtgcacctcagccacgctcaaggtcataaacgatatcttaaccgccatcgataagaaacaatactgtgcagccatattcattgacctggccaaggcttttgactctgtcaatcaccacatcctcatcggcagactcgacagccttggtttctctaatgattgcctcgcctggttcaccaactacttctctgatcgagttcagtgtgtcaaatcggagggtctgttgtccgggcctctggcagtctctatgggggtgccacagggttcaattcttggaccgactctcttctctgtatacatcaatgatgtcgctcttgctgctggtgagtctctgatccacctctacgcagacaacactattctgtatacttctggcccttcttttgacactgtgttaacaaccctccaagcgagcttcaatgccatacaactctccttccgtggcctccaattgctcttaaatacaagtcaaactaaatgcatgctcttcaaccgatcgctgcctgcacctgcccgcctgtccaacatcactactctggacggctctgacctagaatatgtggacaactacaaatacctaggtgtctggttagactgtaaactctccttccagactcacatcaaacatctccaatccaaagttaaatctagaattggcttcctattccgcaacaaagcatccttcactcatgctgccaaacatacccttgtaaaactgaccatcctaccaatcctcgacttcggtgatgtcatttacaaaatagcctccaaaaccctactcaataaattggatgcagtctatcacagtgccatccgttttgtcaccaaagccccatatactacccaccactgcgacctgtacgctctcgttggctggccctcgcttcatactcgtcgccaaacccactggctccaggtcatctacaagaccctgctaggtaaagtccccccttatctcagctcgctggtcaccatagcagcacctacctgtagcacgcgctccagcaggtatatctctctggtcaccccccaaaaaaaatcttcctttggccgcctctccttccagttctctgctgccaatgactgtaacgaactacaaaaatctctgaaattggaaacacttatctccctcactagctttaagcaccagctgtcagagcagctcatagattactgcacctgtacatagcccatctataatttagcccaaacaactacctctttacctactgtatttatttattttgctcctttgcaccccattatttctatctctactttgcacattcttccactgcaaaccaaccataccagtgtttttacttgctatattgtatttacttcgccaccatggccttttttatatttttatttatttatatatatattttgtttgccttcacctcccttatctcacctcacttgctcacattgtatatagacttatttttctactgtattattgactgtatgtctgttttactccatgtgtacctatgtgtcgaactgctttgctttatcttggccaggtcgcaattgtaaatgagaatgtgttctcaacttgcctacctggttaaataaaggtgaaaataaaaaatagtcagagcatggccaggtcatggtagacctgactatttcctgtctccttcggccccacctcacagtagaggcatcagacaaggttatacagactgttgacatctagtggaagccgtaggaagtgcaaactcatccatatcccactgtgttcAATAGGGGAtgtgttgaaaatctaccagcctcagaattcccacttcctgtttggattttttctcaggtttttgcctgccatatgaggtctgttatactcacatacatcattcaaacagttttagaaacgtcagagtgttttctatccaatacgagtaataatatgcatatattagcaactgggactgaggagcaggcagtttactatgggcacctctgtgcacctttcatccaagctactcaatactgcccctgcagccataagaatttaAAGAACACTACCTAAACATTCACCTTTCTTCTGTCTCTGTAGTGAAGAAGTCATTCATCAATCAGAATAAGTCTATCTGGGGTCCTCTGGAGCTGGTTCAGAAGCTGTGTCCTGATTCTACTGATATTACCACCAGTGCCAGAGACCTGCCAGGGCTAAAGACTGGGTTGGGTCGGGCTCGGGCCTGGTTGCATCTGGCCCTGATGCAGAAGAAGTTGTCTGACTACCTGAAAGCCCTGCTGGACCATAAGGACCTCCTGGTGTGAGTACAGCTTAAGACTCTGTTGCTAGAACTGAATCAGTGTAATAAGTATGTAATGAACATTTAACACCGGTAAACATGTGTCCTATTCACGTTTACAGTAGTTATTGTATCTAACttactaaatctctctctctcccttcttcctcctACAGTGAGTTCTATGATCCAGGAGCGTTgatgatggaggaggaggggacagtGATAGGAGGGATGCTGGTGGGGCTAAACGTCATTGATGCTAACCTCTGTATCAAAGGAGAGGACCTGGACTCCCAGGTGGGGGTCATAGACTTCTCCTTGTACCTGAAGGACCCTATGACCACTGAGACCACTAAGGAGTAAGTACAAAGACTCCAGACACTctattcatagactgttctctctgctactgcacagcaagcggtaccggagcgccaagtctaggtccaaaaggatcctaatagcttctacccccaagccgtaagactcctgaacaactatttgcattgcccccccccccccttcttctacgctgctgcaactctctgttattatctatgcatagtcactttaataactctacctaaatgtacatattacctcgacaccggtaccCCCGTAcattgacattgactctgtaccagtaccccctgtatatagccccgctattgttatttactgctgccctttaattatttgttattcttatgtcatacttttttttggtgtattttcttaaaactgcattgtaggttaaggacttgtaagtaagcatttcactgtaaggtctacacctgttgtattcagcgcatgtgacaaatacaatttgatttatgtGTCCATCTTTCCTCCTTCACACCAAACACACTCTTCTCTTTGTTTTTTCCTTTAACAAcctcctctttctttctgtgATACAAAGATaaaccacactcctctctctgtgttataCTTTGTCTCTTCTCTTGtaacctctccttctctcctctgtcagtgATACTAAGATGACGGCCATATTGGACCAGAAGCACTACATCGAGGAGCTGAACAGACACCTGAGCTGCTCTGTCTCTGACCTACAGGCCAAGATGGACTCCATAGAGAAGACCAACGGCAAGCTCATTGAGGAGGTCAGAGGAGCTTATGTGTTTTAATCCTTTGTGGTGTTTATTAACCTCCTAGAGTCGATGCCTGAGGAAatcaaattagcataatacaaaattCCCAtaaatccgtcagtttaagctagacaTATGTTTTTCCACTGCATCCGCCGATGTTGCCCTTCCGCATCTGATGATGTTGCCCTTCCGCATCTGATGATGTTGCCCTTCCGCATCTGATGATGTTGCCCTTCCGCATCTGATGATGTTGCCCTTCCGCATCTGATGATGTTGCCCTTCCGCATCTGATGATGTTGCCCTTCcgcatctgaggtgaaaggtggcagagctagaatGGTGTTTGTGAAATCCTGAAAACTGTTCTTCTCACAGAAACGTCTGTAGCATGTGAACGGTTTGAGCTACAAAGAAACATGAGACTCacgaacatgatggtgttctcccTTTTGCTTTACGACCCCCACAATCATCACATGACTCATCctgaagtcggtacagctgatctgccaacttctgtctgtagcgtccgaacagtttggcctacacactcatatgacccctctgtggaatgGTTAGTGTCTCACAAAcacagatgaacggagcaaaactCAGACACTTCAGAACGACTTCCTTTAGAtagtaaaaaaaaacatctgtttAACCATGTATGaagctgttattcaatgtgtttctatgggctgatagcagtaaggccaaattcaatgtttcaaatcacattttatttgtcacatgcgccgaatagaacaggttacagtgaagtgcttacttacaagtccttaaccaacaatacagttttaagaaaGAAAAGgtgttaaagtatttactaaaataagtAATAAATATGTATATAAAACTAAATATGtattgatattagttggcaggagTCTTCAACATTATATATGGTCATTTGTATATACACAGAGTTAATCATTTCATAACGAGGACAGCAATCGCTACCGCGCTGCAAGGTCGAagcaggagaagaagagaagctcACTCTGAGTTGTCATGACTTCCAAACAGTCAAACCATTCGATTATAAGACAGGAGGAAATCCACATTTGTGCTATATACACCAAAgacatatacactgaacaaaaatatataaacccaacatgcaacaatttaaaagatttcactgagttacagttcatataaggaaatcagtcgattgaaataaataaattaggtcctaatctatggatttcacatgactgggaatacagatatgcatctgttggtcacagatagctTTTTGTAtttaagtaggggcgtggatcagaaaaccagtcgatATCTGGtgggaccaccatttgcctcatgaagcGTGACACATCTTCTTatcagagttgatcaggctgttgattgtggcctgaggaatgttgtcccactcctcttcaatggctgtgcgaagttgctggatattggagggaactggaacacgcagtcgtacacatcgatccagagcatcccacacatgctcaatgggtgacctgtctggtgagtatgcaggccatggatgaattgggacattttcactttccaggaattgtgtacagattattgcgacatggggccaagcgttatcatgctgaaacatgaggtgatggcgcaCGACAATggccctcaggatctcgtcacggtaacTCTTtgaattcaaattgccatcaataaaatacaattgtgttcgttgtccataggtTATgcaatgggctcccgagtggcgcagcggtctaaggcactgtatctcagtgcaagaggtgtcactgcagtccctggtttgaatccaggctgcatcacatccggccgtgtttgggagtcccatagggcggcgcacaattggcccagcgtcgtccgggtgtggccggggtaggccgtcattgtaaataagaatttgttcttaactgacttgcctagttaaataaaggttcaatttaaataaataaaaaatgcctgcccatatcataaccccaccgcTACCATGGAACACAagcttgacatcagcaaaccgctcgcccacaccacgccatacacgctgtctgccatctgcccggtacagttgaaaccgggattcatccgggaagagcacacttctccagcgtgtcaGTGGCCATGgaaagtgagcatttgcccagtgaagtcggttacaacgctgaactgcagtcaggtcaagaccctggtgaggacgacaagcacgcagatgagcttccctgagatggtttctgacagtttgtgtagaAATACTTTGGttttgcaaacccacagtttcatcagctgtctgggtgtctggtcccacagttgaagaagccagatgtggaggtcttgggctggcatggttacacgtggttgtgaggccggttggacgtactgccaaattctctaaaacaaaagATGATAGGGAAATTAACGTTAAATTATTTagcaacatctctggtggacattcctgcagtcagcatgccgattgcacactccctcaaaacttgtggtgttgtgtgacaaaactgcacattttagtggccttttgtccccagcacaaggtgtccccagcttcttgatatgccacccctgtcaggtggatggattatcttggcaaaggagaaatgcacactaacagggatgtaaacatatttgtgcacaacttttgagataaataagctttctgtgcatatggaacatttctggatcttttatttcagctcatcaatcaatcaaatgtatttataaagcccttacatCAGCCGATCTCACAAAGTgcaatacagaaacccagcctaaaaccccaaacagcaagcaatgcagatgtagaagcacggtggctaggaaaaactccctagaaaggccagaacctaggaagaaacctagagaggaaccaggctatgaggggtggccagtcctcttctggctgtgccgggtggagattataacagaacatggccaagatgttcaaatgttcatagatgaccagcagggtcataataataataatcagtggttgtagagggtgcaacaagtcagcacctcaggagtaaatgtcagttggcttttgttaggaattttgttgataataaataaaacaatttctagatttAGATAAAGCTACAACTAATTGAACTCCGcacgcctggtgaaaagagatttgtgctgtgggttataaagtaaacagaaagggtcgttaaactatggttgaactgacccaacttagccctgaggtgtttagataaggctgtgggtaactttttaggtcttccattatcttgagttgtctgctaaagtggtaataaattatagtgagccttcaggagaatagattatattgtgtgtcatgtgtgtgcgctgggaagttggaattaacttttgaacctgttttctatttgtcaggacgaggagatttattctgtaacctatgacgtcatatcttgtatataaacctgttgtTTATGGTCAAATggtagcgtgctccgagaataaatactattatctaattttaataagactgtatcctgtctattttatgttaataagtatcttacaaattcttataaatagacagattgaatttaattaatgagtacattagaggaattatttaattccctcaacagcttttcatagccaatcattcagcgTTAGAGACAGCaagtgcggtagagagagagggtagaaaacagcaggtctgggacaggtagcacatccggtgaccaggtcagggttccatagccgcaggcagagcagttgaaactggagcagcagcatgaccaggtccCCTGAGACCAGGTAGTCTGGTCTCAGGGGCCTACCCTAGGCattgtcctagggctcaggtcccctGAGAGAgcgagaattagagggagcatacttaaattcacacagacaccggataagacaggagaaatactccagatataacagactgaccctagccccaacacagcataaatactggaggctgagacagctcatgaaacatgagaccaacactttacatgttgtgttttatatttttgcagTATACATCATTCAGACAGAAGTCAGCTCATGAGTtccatcagcagcagattttCATTTAGAAAATGGatgtgtttatgcaacaaatATTAGTGCTTCAAATCGTATCACACCGAATCGCATCGATTCGTTCGTCTAATTAAAACGAATCGCACAGAATCGTTTCAAACTAAAACGTatcggagcccatgtatctagatacatggaaTCGTCTTGAAAGGTAGAGATGCACATCTGTAGTCATAACCCTACATAATGCTTGTGGATGTATTATATAACCCTATGTAGTTGTTATGGATGTGTTCTATAACTATATGTAATGATTATGGATGTTTATAACCATATAGTCCTTACAGATGTGTTAACCCTACAGTCCTTATAGATGTTTATAACCCTACAGTCCTTATAGATGTTTATAACCCTACGGTCCTTATAGATGTGTTAACCCCACGGTCCTTATAGATGTGTTAACCCCACGGTCCTTATAGATGTGTTAACCCCACGGTCCTTATAGATGTGTTAACCCCACGGTCCTCATGGGCGTGTTAACCCCACGGTCCTCATGGGCGTGTTAACCCCACGGTCCTCATGGGCGTGTTAACCCCACGGTCCTCATGGGCGTGTTAACCCCACGGTCCTCATGGGCGTGTTAACCCCACGGTCCTCATGGGCGTGTTAACCCCACGGTCCTCATGGGCGTGTTAACCCCACGGTCCTCATGGGCGTGTTAACCCCACGGTCCTCATGGGCGTGTTAACCCCACGGTCCTCATGGGCGTGTTAACCCCACGGTCCTCATGGGCGTGTTAACCCCACGGTCCTCATGGGCGTGTTAACCCCACGGTCCTCATGGGCGTGTTAACCCCACGGTCCTCATGGGCGTGTTAACTAGGGCTGTCaatgttttaattttttattaatcgAGTTGATCGCAGGATTTGCTGTGATTAATCGCAAATTCCCGAATTTGCTCAGTGTGAACTGTAGTTTAAGATTTTTCATACAAAAAAACATTACAAGAATATTCACGTCTTGATTTTGTCTAAAGTAATGGTTAGTAAAATTAGGTTAATTGAGAAAAGCAGACTTTCTTTAACCTCAGTGTCAACTTGTTTTTACATCGCATGGTAGTTTTGAGCTGTATAGATTTATTTAGGTGTTTTCAGTGTATTTGAACACTTTCAGACAATGAGATTAATGGGAAAAAATAACCCTACATAGTGCGTATTGATGTGTTATAACCTACATAGTGCATATTGATGTGTTATAACCCTACATAGTGCGTGTTGATGTGTTATAACCCTACATAGTGCTTGTGGATGTGTTATAACCCTACAGTTGACGGCAGCGACAGACAGAATTAACTCTTTACGGGAGGAACAGGAAACCCTGAGACATGAGAATGAGACCATCGTCCAGAGCAGCCAGAAGAAAGAGGAGGTCAGGACTCACTGTTTTTAGTCTGTAACTTGAATCTAACTCAGACAACATGAAGAGCTGGCATTTCACGTCCTGTGTGATTTCCTAGGCGACCCTGGAGGACAGTGCAGTAGAGCtggagacatacagacagacacggCAGGGCCTGGATGAGATGTACAGCGTGGTCTGGAAACAGTACCAGGAGGAGAAACGCatcagacaggtgtgtgtgtgtgtgtgtgtaacagcaaCATGAACAACTAGCTCTACATTTCTTTAAGAGATCCTAGCTAACTGCCTctacaataggtgtgtgtgttcctgtaccTTTTATTCCTGTGTGTAGGAGttggagagggagctggagcTGCAGGTAGGACTAAAGCAGGAGATGGAGATGGCCATGAGGCTGCTGGAGAAAGACACACATGAGAAACAGGACACACTGCAAGCTCTCCGACAACAACTAGACCAGGTCAAAACCCTCAACCTGCAGATGTTCCATAagacacaggtaacacacacggaaacacacacacactctctcacttccGCAGCAACACCCTCGTGAGAACACACCTCTTGACAGCATGTGTGTGCAGGACTGTGAGCGTGAGGCCCAGAGGAAGCAGGAGGAAGAGGGACAACTGGAGGAGAAGATAAACCAGATGAAGACCACCATTAAGGAGATGGAGCAGAGGTGTGTGGTACAGGGGGGTTTCCATGATGGTTTCTTTGTTTTAACATGATTGAATGCTAATTGTAGCCCATGTATTTTCAGACTGCAGAACTCTGAACGTGATCGCAGACAAAGTGACCAGATGGACAGGGACATGAGAACAGAGCTGGAGGGCAGGGTAGACTCCCTACAGAAACAACTGTCTGACCTGGACACACTAAGGTATGTAAGcacgaggacacacacacacacacacacacacacacacacacacgttgtgaCCCACTCCCCTGTCTTCCTAGGCTGGGTCTGGAGAGTGATCTGTGCAGTGAGAAGGAGCAGAGACAGGCCATTCAGAGAGCTCTACAGAGAGAACAGGACAACAGCACTGAGCTACGCACCCAACTACAGCAGATACAGGGGCTACACACGGTCagcgtctcacacacacacagaaaagagAAGTCTAGCTCCTGTTTTTCTCCTGAGCTGGTTTGTGTGGGTTTCTAGGAGCTGCAGGATGTTCGTCAGGAGAAGCAGCAGCTCCAGCAGACCTGTCAGGAGCAGGAGACGGCCTTACAGGAGATGGGCCTACACCTCAGCCAGTGAGTACTGTACTAGACGGTTTTACAGGACATGGGCCTACACCTCAGCCAGTGAGTACTGTACTAGACGGTCTTACAGGAGATGGGCCTACACCTCAGCCAGTGAGTACTGTACTAGACGGTCTTACAGGAGATGGGCCTACACCTCAGCCAGTGAGTACTGTACTAGACGGCCTTACAGGAGATGGGCCTACACCTCAGCCAGTGAGTACTGTACTAGACGGTCTTACAGGAGATGGGCCTACACCTCAGCCAGTGAGTACTGTACTAGACGGTCTTACAGGAGATGGGCCTACACCTCAGCCAGTGAGTACTGTACTAGACGGTCTTACAGGAGATGGGCCTACACCTCAGCCAGTGAGTACTGTACTAGACGGTCTTACAGGAGATGGGCCTACACCTCAGCCAGTGAGTACTGTACTAGACGGTCTTACAGGAGATGGGCCTACACCTCAGCCAGTGAGTACTGTACTAGACGGCCTTACAGGAGATGGCCCTACACCTCAGCCAGTGAGTACTGTACTAGACGGCCTTACAGGAGATGGCCCTACACCTCAGCCAGTGAGTACTGTACTAGACGGCCTTACAGGAGATGGCCCTACACCTCGGCCAGTGAGTACTGTACTAGACGGCCTTACAGGAGATGGGCCTACACCTCGGCCAGTGAGTACTGTACTAGACGGCCTTACAGGAGATGGGCCTACACCTCGGCCAGTGAGTACTGTACTAG is from Salvelinus namaycush isolate Seneca chromosome 17, SaNama_1.0, whole genome shotgun sequence and encodes:
- the LOC120062577 gene encoding RUN and FYVE domain-containing protein 1-like isoform X1, with the protein product MADGVSETNTAAEESDAKEEDPKVLEVLPDSHPVGVSSDEEISKDKPATESNWSTPILSLARKATETISSGVSYGAVLRNATSSGSAAISPKCPTKQNSTENDTNANQYLPAVKDHMAVERSNLFSMMKLSIKGLIQSSLSLGRTLDSDYPPLQQFFVVLEQCLKHGLKVKKSFINQNKSIWGPLELVQKLCPDSTDITTSARDLPGLKTGLGRARAWLHLALMQKKLSDYLKALLDHKDLLVEFYDPGALMMEEEGTVIGGMLVGLNVIDANLCIKGEDLDSQVGVIDFSLYLKDPMTTETTKDDTKMTAILDQKHYIEELNRHLSCSVSDLQAKMDSIEKTNGKLIEELTAATDRINSLREEQETLRHENETIVQSSQKKEEATLEDSAVELETYRQTRQGLDEMYSVVWKQYQEEKRIRQELERELELQVGLKQEMEMAMRLLEKDTHEKQDTLQALRQQLDQVKTLNLQMFHKTQDCEREAQRKQEEEGQLEEKINQMKTTIKEMEQRLQNSERDRRQSDQMDRDMRTELEGRVDSLQKQLSDLDTLRLGLESDLCSEKEQRQAIQRALQREQDNSTELRTQLQQIQGLHTELQDVRQEKQQLQQTCQEQETALQEMGLHLSQSKLKMEDFKEVNKALKGQAWLKDDEATQCKQCQKEFSIARRKHHCRNCGDIYCNSCSTNELALPSYPRPVRVCDICHSLLLQRSISSS
- the LOC120062577 gene encoding RUN and FYVE domain-containing protein 1-like isoform X2, translated to MADGVSETNTAAEESDAKEEDPKVLEVLPDSHPVGVSSDEEISKDKPATESNWSTPILSLARKATETISSGVSYGAVLRNATSSGSAAISPKCPTKQNSTENDTNANQYLPVKDHMAVERSNLFSMMKLSIKGLIQSSLSLGRTLDSDYPPLQQFFVVLEQCLKHGLKVKKSFINQNKSIWGPLELVQKLCPDSTDITTSARDLPGLKTGLGRARAWLHLALMQKKLSDYLKALLDHKDLLVEFYDPGALMMEEEGTVIGGMLVGLNVIDANLCIKGEDLDSQVGVIDFSLYLKDPMTTETTKDDTKMTAILDQKHYIEELNRHLSCSVSDLQAKMDSIEKTNGKLIEELTAATDRINSLREEQETLRHENETIVQSSQKKEEATLEDSAVELETYRQTRQGLDEMYSVVWKQYQEEKRIRQELERELELQVGLKQEMEMAMRLLEKDTHEKQDTLQALRQQLDQVKTLNLQMFHKTQDCEREAQRKQEEEGQLEEKINQMKTTIKEMEQRLQNSERDRRQSDQMDRDMRTELEGRVDSLQKQLSDLDTLRLGLESDLCSEKEQRQAIQRALQREQDNSTELRTQLQQIQGLHTELQDVRQEKQQLQQTCQEQETALQEMGLHLSQSKLKMEDFKEVNKALKGQAWLKDDEATQCKQCQKEFSIARRKHHCRNCGDIYCNSCSTNELALPSYPRPVRVCDICHSLLLQRSISSS